The Sinorhizobium fredii USDA 257 region GCGGTGGTAAACACCCCGGTCGAACGCGCCCGACTCTATTTCCGCTATCACCCAATCCCCGGACTTCTGGCTGCATCCGACCCGGTACGGGCCTCGCACCGGGCCTTCGGCTTGCCCGGCGTCGGGGCGGATGCGGTCATGTCGATCTTGATCGATCTTCCGGGCGAGCTGCCCCAGCCAATGGGTGTGATCGAAATGGATGAGTTTCTCAACAGGAAGGAAGGGTATGAAATCACGGAAGCCGACCAGCAGATGATGACTTTCGACCAGGAGCAGCTTGTCGGTCAGTTCCTGATCGACCGCGAGGGCATCGTGCGCTGGAGTTTCACCGAAGTCCTGGAGAGCGGGCTCCAAACATTCAAGGCACCCAATCCTGGGGAATTGATGTCAGCAGCTTCCGAGGTTGCAACTTAATAGTTGCTGAAGAACTCGCTCGAAAACGGCTGGCGCCACACATTGGCGGCGCTTTCAGGTTTCGACCTCCCCAATCCGCCACGAATTCCCAGACCTGCTTGGCAAACACCAACCCCGCACCACGCCAACATCCGCGGTCCCCGCTATTACCACTGAGGGACAACAATCATTGCCAGCAGGACCCCAGCCTCAAGGGGGCGCGATCATCCCGGAATCCCGGGCGCAATCATCTCGGAACAAAGGGGCGGCTTCATCGGAATCGGCAGGCTCCCGCCGGCTAGAACTCTCTCGCCCCCATCAAATTCACGTTCAGGCGGTTCTTGTGGCTGCTGCAGGCCCAGATAATTCGCCGTCTAAGTCCGCCTATTGTTCACGGTCGACTGAGAAGACGCGTAGCGCT contains the following coding sequences:
- a CDS encoding peroxiredoxin-like family protein, which produces MSTHALDHPLQPGDLAPNIVLDAISREGKIALDDFRGQSPLLIGLFRGLHCAFCRRHVAAMAQLNPALREKGVQTLAVVNTPVERARLYFRYHPIPGLLAASDPVRASHRAFGLPGVGADAVMSILIDLPGELPQPMGVIEMDEFLNRKEGYEITEADQQMMTFDQEQLVGQFLIDREGIVRWSFTEVLESGLQTFKAPNPGELMSAASEVAT